The following are from one region of the Rhizobacter sp. AJA081-3 genome:
- a CDS encoding methyltransferase domain-containing protein, with translation MPATSLPPAATASAAPRLSVLLLGPDIAAARDTLAGQTLPADQLEWLTATTHADANAALLRARGEVITLCDGTLVLPAHFGESIVASFDDGQGALSRPLLLQHRLAGHEPDPRRGACLSMRRVDALRLGGLDEHADFADAGAPFELGWRLINAGIEAGWHPRVTLDQARPVPRREAALAAAQGALSSGRLLPLQENPAVHAARLAQRRPGSETESRLAGAVTHEPTVVPVAAAASASTATPQADGLDWRDIPVFIVNRNRLDALRRLVGWLLAAGTRRVVIMDNASDYPPLLAWYEQLPEGAKLMRLEQNHGPYVLWQQGVHQVLDTPYVLTDSDVVPDAACPGDLIGRLLEVLQRHPDAKKVGPGLRIDNLPDSYAEADTVRKWESQFWEHPVAPGVFAAPIDTTFALYPARGEFSNEACNLRLGAPYLTEHTPWYVDEAALSAEERHYREHTSATFSNWSVAKKDSWVKKSERVAAFELRAKVLHVDGGREYIPGWINAGHGAGRFDIAFDLQACRAQKLPLADSTLDGIHLSHVLEGVRDAQALFEELYRVAKPDAKLFVRVAHGARDDAWQDAAQQRVWTEGSFAHFAQPVLPEGTAYRGDWALESVRLVADAGAAPIDEVIAGRNRVREMVVELRAVKPARAARGQHPAAQVRPTVVTDGRIDPRFGVLARAAA, from the coding sequence ATGCCCGCCACGAGCCTCCCGCCAGCTGCCACCGCGAGCGCCGCGCCGCGCCTGTCGGTGCTGCTGCTCGGCCCTGACATCGCCGCTGCACGCGATACGCTGGCCGGGCAGACGCTGCCTGCGGATCAGCTCGAGTGGCTCACCGCGACGACGCATGCCGACGCCAATGCCGCGCTGCTGCGCGCCCGCGGCGAGGTGATCACCTTGTGCGATGGCACGCTGGTGCTGCCGGCGCACTTCGGCGAGAGCATCGTGGCGAGCTTCGACGATGGCCAGGGTGCGCTGAGCCGCCCGCTGCTGCTGCAGCACCGGCTGGCCGGCCACGAGCCCGACCCGCGGCGCGGCGCCTGCCTGTCGATGCGCCGCGTGGACGCGCTGCGCCTGGGCGGGCTCGATGAACACGCGGACTTCGCCGATGCCGGCGCGCCCTTCGAACTCGGCTGGCGGCTGATCAACGCCGGCATCGAGGCCGGCTGGCACCCGCGCGTCACGCTGGACCAGGCCCGGCCGGTGCCGCGCCGCGAAGCCGCGCTGGCCGCCGCACAAGGCGCCCTGAGCAGCGGCCGGCTGCTGCCGCTGCAGGAGAACCCCGCCGTGCATGCCGCCCGGCTGGCGCAGCGCCGCCCCGGCAGCGAGACGGAATCGCGGCTGGCCGGCGCGGTCACGCACGAACCGACTGTCGTGCCAGTCGCCGCTGCGGCTTCGGCGTCCACCGCGACGCCGCAGGCCGACGGCCTCGACTGGCGCGACATCCCCGTCTTCATCGTCAACCGCAACCGCCTCGACGCCCTGCGCCGGCTGGTCGGCTGGCTGCTGGCCGCCGGCACGCGCCGTGTGGTCATCATGGACAACGCCTCCGACTACCCGCCGCTGCTGGCCTGGTACGAGCAGCTGCCCGAGGGCGCCAAGCTGATGCGCCTGGAGCAGAACCACGGCCCCTACGTGCTGTGGCAGCAGGGCGTGCACCAGGTGCTGGACACGCCCTACGTGCTGACCGATTCCGACGTGGTGCCCGATGCCGCCTGCCCGGGCGACCTGATCGGTCGGCTGCTCGAGGTGCTGCAGCGCCACCCCGACGCGAAGAAGGTCGGCCCGGGCCTGCGCATCGACAACCTGCCCGACAGCTACGCCGAGGCCGACACGGTGCGCAAGTGGGAGTCGCAGTTCTGGGAGCACCCGGTGGCGCCCGGCGTCTTCGCCGCGCCGATCGACACCACCTTCGCGCTCTACCCGGCGCGCGGCGAGTTCTCCAACGAGGCCTGCAACCTGCGCCTGGGCGCGCCCTACCTGACCGAGCACACGCCCTGGTACGTGGACGAGGCCGCGCTGTCCGCCGAAGAGCGCCACTACCGCGAGCACACCAGCGCCACCTTCTCCAACTGGAGCGTGGCGAAGAAGGATTCGTGGGTGAAGAAGAGCGAGCGAGTCGCCGCGTTCGAGCTGCGCGCGAAGGTGCTGCACGTCGACGGCGGCCGCGAGTACATCCCGGGCTGGATCAACGCCGGCCACGGCGCCGGCCGCTTCGACATCGCCTTCGACCTGCAGGCCTGCCGCGCGCAGAAGCTGCCGCTGGCCGACAGCACGCTGGACGGCATCCACCTCAGCCACGTGCTCGAAGGCGTGCGCGATGCGCAGGCGCTGTTCGAGGAGCTGTACCGCGTGGCGAAGCCGGACGCGAAGCTGTTCGTGCGCGTCGCCCACGGCGCGCGCGACGATGCCTGGCAGGACGCCGCGCAGCAGCGCGTCTGGACCGAAGGCTCGTTCGCACACTTCGCGCAGCCGGTGCTGCCCGAGGGCACGGCCTACCGCGGCGACTGGGCACTCGAATCGGTACGGCTGGTTGCCGATGCCGGCGCGGCGCCGATCGACGAAGTGATCGCCGGCCGCAATCGGGTGCGCGAGATGGTCGTCGAGCTGCGCGCCGTGAAGCCGGCGCGGGCCGCGCGCGGTCAACACCCTGCGGCGCAAGTGCGGCCCACGGTGGTGACCGACGGGCGCATCGATCCGCGCTTCGGCGTGCTGGCGCGGGCCGCCGCATGA
- the flhD gene encoding flagellar transcriptional regulator FlhD, whose protein sequence is MNADQILTEIREANLSYLMLAQSLIRSDREQALYRLGISEDTAAMISLLTPAQMMKIAAGNTLLCKFRMDDELVWGLLTSHGKSASNDTTTRLHASILMAGRHQEAA, encoded by the coding sequence ATGAACGCCGACCAGATCCTCACCGAAATCCGCGAAGCCAACCTCTCTTACCTGATGCTGGCGCAGAGCCTGATCCGCTCGGACCGCGAGCAGGCGCTGTACCGCCTGGGCATCAGCGAAGACACGGCCGCCATGATCTCGCTGCTGACCCCCGCGCAGATGATGAAGATCGCCGCCGGCAACACGCTGCTCTGCAAGTTCCGCATGGACGACGAGCTGGTCTGGGGCCTGCTCACCAGCCACGGCAAGTCGGCCTCCAACGACACCACGACCCGCCTGCACGCCTCCATCCTGATGGCCGGCCGTCACCAGGAAGCCGCCTGA
- the flhC gene encoding flagellar transcriptional regulator FlhC gives MARTKSILTEARQIERAVTLINLGARLQVLESETDLSYERLLRLYKEVSGKSPSKGQLPFSTDWFMTWQPNIHASLFLNIHEYLNKVAEMDEIDTVIKAYQLYQEQTTAQGLEALLSVTRAWRLVKFIDNGMLSMTKCSKCGGHFVTHPHEIAKHYVCGLCNPPARAGKGHAAGSIRMDAAKSAHVTAH, from the coding sequence ATGGCCCGCACCAAGAGCATCCTCACCGAGGCCCGCCAGATCGAGCGTGCCGTCACGCTGATCAACCTGGGCGCGCGCCTGCAGGTGCTGGAGTCGGAGACCGACCTGTCCTATGAGCGCCTGCTGCGCCTGTACAAGGAAGTCTCCGGCAAGTCGCCGAGCAAGGGCCAGCTGCCCTTCTCGACCGACTGGTTCATGACCTGGCAGCCGAACATCCACGCCAGCCTGTTCCTGAACATCCACGAGTACCTGAACAAGGTCGCCGAGATGGACGAGATCGACACCGTCATCAAGGCGTACCAGCTCTACCAGGAGCAGACCACCGCCCAGGGCCTCGAGGCCCTGCTGTCGGTGACGCGCGCCTGGAGACTGGTCAAGTTCATCGACAACGGCATGCTCAGCATGACGAAATGCTCGAAATGCGGGGGCCACTTCGTGACCCATCCGCACGAGATTGCGAAACACTACGTCTGTGGCCTGTGCAACCCGCCGGCCCGCGCTGGCAAGGGCCATGCGGCCGGCTCCATCCGGATGGATGCCGCCAAGTCAGCCCACGTGACAGCGCACTGA
- the motA gene encoding flagellar motor stator protein MotA — MFVLIGYAVALGCIFGAYIIHGGNISVIIKALPTEMMAILGGALGAFVVNNQPKVLKATLGALPGLLKGSKYSKARYMELMALLYDILQKARKEGLMSIEKDVEEPHSSPLFQKYATVGSDHHVVEFITDYLRMMVSGNLNAHEIESLMDSEIETHHHEAHAPVAAIARLAGALPAFGIVAAVLGVVNTMGSVGQPPAVLGGMIGSALVGTFLGILLAYGVVEPLGGLLEQKIDENGKELQCIKTTLLASMQGYAPQVAVEFGRKVLYSGDRPTFAELEGHVKGKK; from the coding sequence ATGTTCGTACTCATCGGATACGCCGTCGCACTGGGCTGCATCTTCGGCGCCTACATCATCCATGGCGGCAACATCAGCGTCATCATCAAGGCATTGCCCACGGAGATGATGGCCATCCTGGGCGGTGCACTGGGTGCCTTCGTGGTGAACAACCAGCCCAAGGTGCTGAAGGCCACGCTGGGTGCGCTGCCCGGCCTGCTCAAGGGCTCCAAGTATTCGAAGGCGCGCTACATGGAGCTGATGGCGCTGCTCTACGACATCCTGCAGAAGGCGCGCAAGGAAGGCCTGATGTCCATCGAGAAGGACGTCGAGGAACCGCACAGCTCGCCGCTGTTCCAGAAATACGCGACCGTCGGCAGCGACCACCACGTGGTGGAGTTCATCACCGACTACCTGCGCATGATGGTCTCGGGCAACCTGAACGCGCACGAGATCGAGAGTCTGATGGACAGCGAGATCGAGACGCACCACCACGAGGCGCATGCGCCGGTGGCGGCGATCGCCCGCCTGGCCGGTGCGCTGCCGGCCTTCGGCATCGTGGCCGCGGTGCTCGGCGTGGTCAACACCATGGGCTCGGTCGGCCAGCCGCCGGCGGTGCTGGGCGGCATGATCGGCTCGGCACTGGTCGGCACCTTCCTGGGCATCCTGCTCGCCTACGGCGTGGTCGAGCCCCTGGGCGGCCTGCTCGAGCAGAAGATCGACGAGAACGGCAAGGAACTGCAGTGCATCAAGACCACGCTGCTGGCCAGCATGCAGGGCTATGCGCCGCAAGTGGCGGTGGAGTTCGGCCGCAAGGTGCTGTACTCCGGTGACCGCCCGACCTTCGCCGAGCTCGAAGGCCACGTCAAAGGAAAGAAGTAA
- the motB gene encoding flagellar motor protein MotB, producing MAGDSKKLQPIIVKKIKKGGHGHHGGAWKIAYADFVTAMMAFFLLMWLLGSTTEGDKKGIADYFNSPLKISMMGGSGSGDSSSIIKGGGSDLSRSGGQVKNGEVEAKKRSINLQALKAEQKRAELAKLQAIKEKVEDVLASNPKLAAMKSQIQLDMTADGLRIQIVDELNRAMFDSGSAYVKPYMRDLLREIGLVLAEVPNRLTLEGHTDAQAFAGGDRGYSNWELSSDRANSSRRELVAGGLPDEHVLRVQGLASSQLFDPADPASPANRRISIIVMNREAEERVLRPAATEEPEKAEPPEKHATPVIEPISTFVPPAR from the coding sequence ATGGCCGGCGACTCCAAGAAGCTCCAGCCGATCATCGTCAAGAAGATCAAAAAGGGTGGCCATGGCCACCACGGCGGCGCGTGGAAGATCGCCTATGCCGACTTCGTGACGGCCATGATGGCGTTCTTCCTGCTGATGTGGCTGCTCGGCTCCACCACCGAGGGCGACAAGAAGGGCATCGCCGACTACTTCAACTCGCCCTTGAAGATCTCGATGATGGGCGGCAGCGGCTCGGGCGACTCCTCGTCGATCATCAAGGGCGGCGGCTCCGACCTGTCGCGCAGCGGCGGCCAGGTCAAGAACGGCGAGGTCGAGGCCAAGAAGCGCAGCATCAACCTGCAGGCCCTGAAGGCCGAGCAGAAGCGCGCCGAACTGGCCAAGCTGCAGGCCATCAAGGAGAAGGTCGAGGACGTGCTCGCCTCCAACCCCAAGCTGGCGGCGATGAAGTCGCAGATCCAGCTGGACATGACGGCCGACGGTCTGCGCATCCAGATCGTCGACGAGCTCAACCGCGCCATGTTCGACAGCGGCAGCGCCTACGTGAAACCCTACATGCGCGACCTGCTTCGCGAGATCGGCCTGGTGCTCGCCGAGGTGCCCAACCGGCTCACGCTGGAAGGCCACACCGACGCACAGGCGTTTGCCGGCGGCGACCGCGGCTACAGCAACTGGGAGCTGTCCAGCGACCGGGCGAACTCCTCGCGGCGCGAGCTGGTGGCCGGTGGCCTGCCCGACGAGCATGTTCTGCGCGTGCAGGGGCTGGCCTCCAGCCAGCTCTTCGATCCTGCCGACCCGGCCAGCCCGGCCAACCGCCGCATCAGCATCATCGTGATGAACCGCGAGGCCGAGGAGCGCGTGTTGCGCCCGGCCGCAACCGAAGAGCCCGAGAAGGCCGAGCCGCCCGAGAAGCACGCCACGCCGGTGATCGAGCCGATCTCAACTTTCGTGCCGCCCGCCCGATAA
- the cheY gene encoding chemotaxis response regulator CheY, whose amino-acid sequence MSTPSDLKFLIVDDFSTMRRIVRGLLKEMGCNNAEEAEDGAVALNMLKSSKFDFVVSDINMPNMNGFELLGAIKKDESLKHLPVLMVTAEARKEDIVRAAQDGAAGYIVKPFTKATLEEKVQKIMQKLAATA is encoded by the coding sequence ATGAGCACCCCCAGCGACCTGAAATTCCTGATCGTCGACGACTTCTCCACCATGCGGCGCATCGTGCGCGGCCTGCTCAAGGAGATGGGCTGCAACAACGCCGAGGAGGCCGAGGACGGCGCCGTGGCCTTGAACATGCTGAAGAGCTCGAAGTTCGACTTCGTCGTCAGCGACATCAACATGCCCAACATGAACGGCTTCGAGCTGCTCGGCGCCATCAAGAAGGACGAGTCGCTCAAGCACCTGCCGGTGCTGATGGTCACCGCCGAGGCGCGCAAGGAAGACATCGTGCGCGCCGCCCAGGACGGTGCCGCCGGCTACATCGTGAAGCCTTTCACGAAGGCCACGCTGGAAGAGAAGGTGCAGAAGATCATGCAGAAGCTCGCTGCCACCGCCTGA
- a CDS encoding protein phosphatase CheZ, giving the protein MKMDDLSTLAPQMAAGASPEVFHQLGLITRQLHDTLTQLGVMPKLQVAADGLPDARSRLTYIAKKTGEAADKVLNSVDQAKADHAHIASETRRIAEAIVKDPVKAVASGAVMNFVGDVEAATQRIDQHLTDIMMAQDFHDLTGQVVAKVVSLAADLEDSLVKLLVQAAPPEQAQKVESAILNGPVVNPEGRSDVVANQGEVDDLLASLGF; this is encoded by the coding sequence ATGAAAATGGACGACCTTTCCACCCTGGCGCCGCAGATGGCGGCGGGCGCCTCGCCCGAAGTGTTCCACCAGCTCGGGCTGATCACGCGGCAACTGCACGACACGCTGACGCAGCTCGGCGTGATGCCCAAGCTGCAGGTGGCCGCCGACGGCCTGCCCGACGCGCGCAGCCGGCTGACCTACATCGCCAAGAAGACCGGCGAAGCCGCAGACAAGGTGCTCAACTCGGTCGACCAGGCCAAGGCCGACCACGCCCACATCGCCAGCGAGACGCGGCGGATTGCCGAAGCGATCGTCAAGGACCCGGTCAAGGCCGTCGCCTCGGGCGCGGTGATGAACTTCGTCGGCGACGTCGAGGCTGCCACGCAGCGCATCGACCAGCACCTGACCGACATCATGATGGCGCAGGACTTCCACGACCTGACCGGACAGGTGGTGGCCAAGGTGGTGTCGCTCGCCGCCGACCTGGAAGACAGCCTGGTGAAGCTGCTCGTGCAGGCCGCGCCGCCCGAGCAGGCGCAGAAGGTCGAGTCGGCCATCCTCAACGGCCCGGTGGTCAATCCGGAAGGCCGCTCCGACGTGGTCGCCAACCAGGGCGAAGTCGACGACCTGCTGGCCAGCCTGGGCTTCTAG
- a CDS encoding flagellar biosynthesis protein FlhB, with translation MADQDAQDRNLPASARKLSKAREQGQIARSRDLGHFAAIAVGGAVLVAAAPAASGWLKQSLARALQFDHRAVQNPGFMVERLAELAATMMWMVLPLGLLMSIVAVAVGVISGGWNFTLKPLQPKFHFLDPIGGVMRLFSKQQAIDALKACGLALVLGTIGALYLKAHVGEFASVLGMDLPAAVSSAAGTVLGGLALLVLALAVFAAIDVPLQRKLHADKLKMSVQELKQEHKESEGNQEVKGKQKARMREMTKRRMLAAVPKADLVVMNPTHYAVALKYEDGKMSAPRVVAKGADLLALKIRDIAKTSKVPVLQAPVLARALYAHTKLDHEIPTALFAAVAQVLAYVYQLRAAMAGQAPQPGDLPELPVPAELDPHHTPAPDMEHFE, from the coding sequence ATGGCCGACCAGGACGCACAAGACCGCAACCTTCCCGCATCAGCGCGCAAGCTGAGCAAAGCCCGAGAGCAGGGCCAGATCGCGCGTTCGCGTGATCTGGGCCACTTCGCGGCCATCGCGGTCGGCGGTGCGGTGCTGGTCGCGGCCGCGCCGGCGGCCAGCGGCTGGCTCAAACAAAGCCTGGCGCGCGCGCTGCAGTTCGACCACCGCGCAGTGCAGAACCCGGGCTTCATGGTCGAGCGCCTGGCCGAACTGGCCGCCACCATGATGTGGATGGTGCTGCCGCTGGGCTTGCTGATGTCGATCGTGGCGGTGGCCGTCGGCGTGATCTCCGGCGGCTGGAACTTCACGCTCAAGCCTCTGCAGCCGAAGTTCCACTTCCTCGATCCGATCGGCGGGGTGATGCGGCTGTTCTCCAAGCAGCAGGCCATCGATGCGCTGAAGGCCTGCGGCCTGGCGCTGGTGCTGGGCACGATCGGCGCGCTGTACCTGAAGGCCCACGTCGGCGAGTTCGCCTCGGTGCTGGGCATGGATCTGCCCGCCGCGGTGAGCAGCGCTGCGGGCACCGTGCTCGGCGGCCTGGCGCTGCTGGTGCTGGCACTGGCGGTGTTCGCCGCCATTGACGTGCCGCTGCAGCGCAAGCTGCACGCCGACAAGCTGAAGATGAGCGTGCAGGAGCTCAAGCAGGAGCACAAGGAATCCGAGGGCAACCAGGAGGTCAAGGGCAAGCAGAAGGCACGCATGCGCGAGATGACCAAGCGCCGCATGCTGGCTGCCGTGCCCAAGGCCGACCTGGTGGTGATGAACCCGACCCACTACGCGGTGGCGCTGAAGTACGAGGACGGCAAGATGTCCGCGCCGCGCGTCGTCGCCAAGGGCGCCGACCTGCTGGCGCTGAAGATCCGCGACATCGCCAAGACCTCGAAGGTGCCGGTGCTGCAGGCCCCGGTGCTGGCGCGCGCGCTGTACGCCCACACCAAGCTCGACCACGAGATCCCGACGGCGCTGTTCGCCGCGGTGGCGCAGGTGCTGGCCTACGTCTACCAGCTTCGCGCCGCGATGGCCGGGCAGGCGCCGCAGCCGGGCGATCTGCCCGAGCTGCCGGTGCCGGCCGAGCTCGACCCGCACCACACGCCCGCCCCTGACATGGAGCACTTCGAATGA
- the flhA gene encoding flagellar biosynthesis protein FlhA — MNPLLQQMQSLFGTDGKALRALMAPLAVIMILAMMVLPLPAFALDLLFTFNIAMALMVMMVAAYMIRPLDFAAFPTVILLTTLLRLSLNVASTRVVLMEGHTGAGAAGKVIESFGHFLIGGNFAVGLIVFAVLVVINFIVVTKGAERIAEVGARFTLDAMPGKQMAIDADLNAGLIDEKEAKRRRQEVGDEAEFFGSMDGASKFVRGDAIAGLLILFINIIGGFVIGVAQHDLSASEAANSYILLAVGDALVAQIPALLISVAAAMVVSRVGKEQDVGSQIAAQVFNSPRSLAITAGVIGSLGLIPGMPNLVFLSIASALGYAAWWMKERDRKAKEQDPVRPAEAAQANPEATWDDLQPVDTLGLEVGYRLITLVDKARQGDLLGRIKGVRKKFAQDVGFLPPPVHIRDNLELKPSAYRITLRGAVVGEGEAYPGMLLAINPGGASTNLIGTRTVDPAFGLPAVWIEERQREAAQMGGFTVVDCSTVVATHLSHLMQLHAAKLLGRVETQQLVEHVTKLAPKLIEDVVPKMVGIATLQKVLQLLLEEGVHIRDMRSIVECLAEHSATVTDPSELARRIRIHLAPSIVQQIYGPTKELDVIALEPDLERLVTQALNSPHGAVLDPGVADTLARSAAESAKRQEDLGVPACLLVPDMIRAPMARLLKRAAPRLRVLGHSEIPETHSIRIGSVIGAQA, encoded by the coding sequence ATGAACCCCTTGCTGCAGCAGATGCAATCCCTGTTCGGGACCGACGGCAAGGCGCTGCGCGCGCTGATGGCGCCGCTGGCGGTGATCATGATCCTGGCGATGATGGTGCTGCCGCTGCCGGCCTTCGCGCTGGACCTGCTGTTCACCTTCAACATCGCGATGGCGCTGATGGTGATGATGGTGGCGGCCTACATGATCCGGCCGCTGGACTTCGCCGCCTTCCCCACCGTCATCCTGCTGACCACGCTGCTGCGCCTGTCGCTCAACGTGGCCTCGACGCGCGTCGTGCTGATGGAGGGCCACACCGGTGCCGGCGCGGCGGGCAAGGTGATCGAGTCCTTCGGCCACTTCCTGATCGGCGGCAACTTCGCCGTCGGCCTGATCGTCTTCGCGGTGCTGGTGGTGATCAACTTCATCGTCGTCACCAAGGGCGCCGAGCGCATTGCCGAAGTCGGCGCGCGCTTCACCCTGGACGCGATGCCCGGCAAGCAGATGGCCATCGACGCCGACCTGAACGCCGGCCTGATCGACGAGAAGGAGGCCAAGCGCCGCCGCCAGGAAGTCGGCGACGAGGCGGAGTTCTTCGGCTCGATGGACGGTGCCAGCAAGTTCGTGCGCGGCGATGCGATCGCCGGGCTGCTGATCCTGTTCATCAACATCATCGGCGGCTTCGTCATCGGCGTGGCGCAGCACGACCTGTCGGCCAGCGAGGCGGCCAACAGCTACATCCTGCTGGCCGTGGGCGACGCGCTGGTGGCACAGATTCCGGCGCTGCTGATCTCGGTGGCCGCGGCGATGGTGGTGTCGCGCGTCGGCAAGGAGCAGGACGTCGGCAGCCAGATTGCCGCGCAGGTGTTCAACTCGCCGCGCTCGCTGGCCATCACGGCCGGCGTGATCGGCTCGCTCGGCCTGATTCCGGGCATGCCCAACCTGGTGTTCCTCAGCATCGCCTCGGCCCTGGGCTACGCGGCCTGGTGGATGAAGGAACGCGACCGCAAGGCCAAGGAACAGGATCCGGTGCGCCCGGCCGAGGCCGCGCAGGCCAACCCCGAGGCCACCTGGGACGACCTGCAGCCGGTCGACACGCTCGGCCTGGAAGTCGGCTACCGCCTCATCACGCTGGTCGACAAGGCGCGTCAGGGCGACCTGCTCGGCCGCATCAAGGGCGTTCGCAAGAAGTTCGCGCAGGACGTCGGCTTCCTGCCGCCGCCGGTGCACATCCGCGACAACCTCGAGCTCAAGCCCAGCGCCTACCGCATCACGCTGCGCGGCGCGGTGGTGGGCGAGGGCGAGGCCTACCCCGGCATGCTGCTGGCCATCAACCCCGGCGGAGCGAGCACCAACCTCATCGGCACGCGCACCGTCGACCCGGCCTTCGGGCTGCCCGCGGTGTGGATCGAGGAGCGCCAGCGGGAGGCTGCACAGATGGGCGGATTTACGGTGGTTGATTGCTCGACCGTCGTGGCGACCCATCTCTCACACTTGATGCAACTCCACGCGGCCAAGTTGCTCGGTCGTGTCGAGACGCAACAGCTGGTCGAACACGTGACCAAGCTGGCCCCGAAGCTGATCGAGGACGTCGTGCCCAAGATGGTCGGAATCGCCACACTGCAGAAGGTGCTCCAGCTCTTGCTGGAAGAGGGCGTGCACATCCGCGACATGCGCTCGATCGTCGAGTGCCTGGCCGAGCACAGCGCCACCGTCACCGACCCGTCGGAGCTGGCCCGCCGCATCCGCATCCACCTGGCGCCGTCGATCGTGCAGCAGATCTACGGGCCCACCAAGGAACTCGACGTGATCGCCCTCGAACCCGACCTCGAGCGCCTGGTGACCCAGGCGCTGAACTCGCCGCATGGCGCGGTGCTCGACCCCGGCGTGGCCGACACGCTGGCGCGCAGCGCCGCCGAATCCGCCAAGCGCCAGGAAGACCTCGGCGTGCCGGCCTGCCTGCTGGTGCCCGACATGATCCGCGCCCCGATGGCGCGGCTGCTCAAGCGCGCCGCGCCCCGGCTGCGCGTGCTCGGGCACAGCGAGATCCCTGAAACGCATTCGATCCGTATCGGCTCGGTGATAGGAGCACAGGCATGA
- the flhF gene encoding flagellar biosynthesis protein FlhF: protein MNCKRFTARNSREALTLVRQAFGEDAVVLSTKPCPEGVEVLAMPPESMAHIEALSNTAPKVSAPAARPAAAQPAAPAVRKGKGLAERIEPSAASPVEDDVKRLSMSTLSFQDFVRERMLKRRQEAMSEASRFPDDAVDMPFIGSYQEVPHANSAPAAAAPARPAARAAEPVAERSGALGARMATAAPVVHAQPARAAVPPMPVPMLHDTVPAAPAADMQTAAAARRDQEDMMKELRLVKGLIEERFGALAFMEKLQRQPAQARLTQKLLDCGFSPALIRKLADAMPHEVNDESSWAASVLERNLVTGEADGALEDQGGVYALVGATGVGKTTTTAKIAAAFAAKYGAGNLGLITLDAYRVGAHEQLRAYGRILGVPVHTAHDRASLEDLLELLAAKKMVLIDTAGMAQRDSRTRELLDMLQHRAIKRLLVVNAASQGETIEDVMISYRAASCCGVVLSKLDEAVKLGPALDALIRHKLKVIGVANGQRVPEDWHRLSANALVHRALRGGGSSAYKLDSGDVNLIFAAPRSGLMHAAAAH from the coding sequence ATGAACTGCAAACGCTTCACGGCCCGCAATTCGCGCGAGGCGCTGACCCTGGTGCGCCAGGCCTTCGGCGAAGACGCCGTCGTGCTGTCCACCAAGCCCTGCCCCGAAGGCGTGGAGGTGCTGGCGATGCCGCCGGAGAGCATGGCCCACATCGAGGCGCTGTCGAACACGGCGCCGAAGGTGTCGGCCCCGGCCGCGCGCCCTGCAGCGGCACAGCCGGCTGCGCCCGCCGTGCGCAAGGGCAAGGGCCTGGCCGAGCGCATCGAACCCAGCGCCGCCTCGCCGGTCGAGGACGACGTGAAGCGCCTGTCGATGAGCACGCTGTCGTTCCAGGACTTCGTACGCGAGCGCATGCTCAAGCGCCGCCAGGAGGCGATGAGCGAGGCCTCGCGCTTCCCCGACGACGCGGTGGACATGCCCTTCATCGGCTCGTACCAGGAAGTGCCCCACGCAAATTCAGCGCCGGCCGCCGCCGCGCCGGCTCGCCCGGCCGCCCGTGCCGCCGAACCGGTGGCCGAGCGCAGCGGTGCGCTCGGCGCCCGCATGGCCACGGCAGCCCCGGTGGTGCATGCGCAGCCGGCCCGCGCCGCCGTGCCCCCCATGCCGGTGCCCATGCTGCACGACACCGTGCCGGCCGCACCCGCCGCCGACATGCAGACCGCCGCCGCGGCACGCCGCGACCAGGAAGACATGATGAAGGAGCTGCGCCTCGTGAAGGGCCTGATCGAGGAGCGCTTCGGCGCCCTGGCCTTCATGGAGAAGCTGCAGCGCCAGCCGGCACAGGCGCGCCTGACGCAGAAGCTGCTCGACTGCGGCTTCTCGCCGGCGCTGATCCGCAAGCTCGCCGACGCCATGCCGCACGAGGTGAACGACGAGAGCAGCTGGGCCGCCTCGGTGCTCGAGCGCAACCTCGTCACCGGCGAGGCCGACGGCGCACTCGAAGACCAGGGCGGCGTGTACGCGCTGGTCGGCGCCACCGGCGTGGGCAAGACCACCACGACGGCGAAGATCGCCGCCGCCTTCGCCGCCAAGTACGGCGCCGGCAACCTCGGCCTGATCACGCTGGACGCCTACCGCGTCGGCGCCCACGAGCAGCTGCGCGCCTACGGCCGCATCCTCGGCGTGCCGGTGCACACCGCGCACGACCGCGCCTCGCTGGAAGACCTGCTCGAGCTGCTGGCCGCCAAGAAGATGGTGCTGATCGACACGGCCGGCATGGCGCAGCGCGACAGCCGCACCCGCGAGCTGCTCGACATGCTGCAGCACCGCGCCATCAAGCGCCTGCTGGTGGTCAACGCCGCCTCGCAGGGCGAGACCATCGAGGACGTGATGATTTCCTACCGTGCCGCCAGCTGCTGCGGCGTGGTGCTGTCCAAGCTCGACGAGGCCGTCAAGCTCGGGCCCGCGCTCGACGCGCTGATCCGCCACAAGCTGAAGGTGATCGGCGTGGCCAACGGCCAGCGCGTGCCGGAAGACTGGCACCGCCTGTCGGCCAACGCCCTGGTGCACCGCGCGCTGCGCGGCGGCGGCAGCAGCGCCTACAAGCTCGACTCCGGCGACGTGAACCTGATCTTCGCGGCGCCGCGCAGCGGCCTGATGCACGCCGCGGCGGCGCACTGA